A single Mercenaria mercenaria strain notata chromosome 9, MADL_Memer_1, whole genome shotgun sequence DNA region contains:
- the LOC123547277 gene encoding serine/threonine-protein kinase/endoribonuclease IRE2-like, whose translation MGPVASKFRSLYRRLRDRNKHSTDIDCNALNINSSYDVEIGKIICKNSLHPLNGNKTIFAGKFENDNDAAITILRVDFADLKKTKRELKNIAKKLNHKTLPHKLKRVISINQKFLVCSENIVKYFCYEIDNNANQPCIYLAAELCEKNLTDYVQICQNKGNFPKLSTRDVISQMVKGVEYLHEMKVLHRNLKPSKVLIKVHQNKTVVKISGFGVSKCIPDNISSISQSGEYGEPGYIAPEIFQAQQTLVSGKTLKECYKKGSDIFPLGAIIHYVVSAGHHVFSCQTDIQNNKPDFTKFDGDFTLLVLVRDKMLAPKCKDRPSAKDVLRHPALWTSTETLEFFHESSNLLKDTAKLQQCSIETNAANVLRGNSWKQHVSSYVEKHLFPPNIRKNKPGRWHRSTYDETSVLSLLRAVRNLKEHFGELPASVASEFGRHQAGYLHYWTDKFPQLLIHTHDAMKVHSSESRMKRFYK comes from the coding sequence ATGGGTCCAGTGGCAAGTAAGTTCCGCAGCCTTTACAGAAGATTGAGAGATAGGAACAAGCATTCCACAGACATAGACTGTAACGCTTTGAATATAAACAGCAGCTATGACGTAGAAATTGGCAAAATTATTTGCAAGAACTCTCTACACCctttaaatggaaataaaacaatctttgcaggaaaatttgaaaatgataatGATGCGGCTATTACAATACTCAGAGTTGACTTTGCTGACTTGAAAAAAACGAAACGagaattgaaaaatattgcaaagaaattAAACCATAAAACACTGCCACACAAACTGAAGCGTGTTATTTCCATCAACcaaaaatttcttgtctgcagtGAAAACATTGTAAAGTACTTCTGTTATGAAATAGACAATAATGCAAATCAGCCATGCATATATTTAGCTGCAGAACTTTGTGAAAAAAACTTAACAGACTATGTACAAATTTGCCAAAACAAAGGCAATTTCCCAAAATTATCAACGAGGGATGTCATTTCACAAATGGTCAAAGGGGTGGAGTATCTCCATGAAATGAAAGTATTACACAGAAATTTGAAGCCATCAAAGGTTTTAATCAAAGTACACCAGAACAAAACAGTAGTGAAAATTTCAGGTTTTGGAGTATCTAAATGTATCCCAGACAATATCTCAAGTATTTCTCAGAGTGGAGAGTATGGTGAGCCTGGCTATATTGCTCCAGAAATTTTCCAGGCACAGCAGACGTTAGTGAGTGGCAAAACACTGAAAGAATGCTACAAAAAAGGAAGTGATATATTTCCGCTAGGCGCTATAATCCATTATGTAGTAAGTGCTGGACACCATGTTTTCAGCTGTCAAACAGACATTCAGAACAACAAGCCTGACTTCACCAAATTTGATGGGGATTTTACCCTGCTTGTTCTGGTCAGAGACAAAATGCTTGCACCTAAATGCAAAGACAGGCCATCTGCCAAAGACGTTCTGAGACACCCTGCTTTATGGACTAGCACAGAAACTCTCGAATTTTTCCACGAATCAAGCAACCTCCTGAAGGATACAGCAAAACTTCAGCAATGCTCTATTGAAACCAATGCTGCCAATGTCCTACGGGGTAATTCTTGGAAACAACATGTGTCCTCCTATGTAGAAAAACATCTATTCCCACCCAACATTAGAAAAAACAAACCAGGAAGGTGGCACAGAAGTACCTATGATGAAACATCAGTCCTGTCTTTATTACGTGCAGTCAGAAACCTGAAAGAGCACTTTGGCGAACTCCCCGCCTCAGTAGCAAGCGAGTTTGGAAGGCATCAGGCCGGCTATTTACACTACTGGACAGACAAGTTTCCTCAGCTTCTCATACATACTCACGATGCCATGAAGGTTCATTCATCAGAAAGCAGAATGAAAAGATTTTACAAATAA